One part of the Rutidosis leptorrhynchoides isolate AG116_Rl617_1_P2 chromosome 1, CSIRO_AGI_Rlap_v1, whole genome shotgun sequence genome encodes these proteins:
- the LOC139885868 gene encoding probable amino acid permease 7, with the protein MDKQTPLLKHSSSSDVESNNNITHRTGTIWTAIAHIITGVMGAGVLSLGWSLAQLGWLFGPPAIVVFAAVTLVSTSILSDCYRSPHSEFGPDRNGSFIQAVSYYLGEKSQRICAVILNESLYGNTIAYTIATATSMRAILKSNCYHDVGHDAACTYPDIMYMLLFGLVQVFMSQIPNFHDMAWLSVVAALMSFAYSTIGLGLGLATVIVNGEILGSIGGVPGVSTTDKVWLVFQGLGDIAFAYPYSIILLEIQDTLKSPETKTMKQASRSAIVITTVFYLLCGSFGYAAFGNNTPGNLLTGFGFYEPYWLVDLANACVILHLVGGYQVFSQPIFATVETSFSDRYPDSQFVNGFYELKLPLITTFQLNPFRLCFRTLYVVSTTGIAMSFPYFNQVLGVLGALNFWPLVVYFPVEMYFVQKKIAPWTKKWIVLRIFSFACFIVSAVGFIGSLEGLIMAKLS; encoded by the exons ATGGATAAACAAACACCATTACTCAAACATTCAAGTTCATCAGACGTAGAATCAAATAATAACATCACACACAGAACAG GGACGATATGGACAGCAATAGCTCATATAATTACCGGAGTTATGGGAGCAGGCGTGTTATCATTGGGATGGAGCTTAGCGCAACTCGGATGGTTATTTGGACCTCCGGCTATTGTTGTATTTGCTGCGGTTACTTTAGTTTCGACTTCGATTCTTTCGGATTGTTATAGATCTCCACACTCTGAGTTTGGTCCAGATAGAAATGGTTCTTTTATTCAAGCTGTTAGTTATTACTTag GGGAGAAGAGCCAGAGGATATGTGCAGTGATTTTAAATGAGAGTTTATATGGGAATACTATTGCTTACACCATTGCAACTGCCACTAGTATGAG GGCAATACTGAAATCCAACTGTTACCATGACGTAGGACATGATGCAGCTTGTACGTATCCAGACATTATGTATATGTTGCTGTTTGGACTTGTGCAAGTTTTCATGTCTCAGATTCCAAATTTCCATGACATGGCTTGGTTGTCGGTTGTTGCTGCCCTCATGTCATTTGCTTACTCTACCATTGGTTTGGGGCTAGGTCTTGCAACAGTTATAG TAAATGGCGAGATTTTGGGGAGCATTGGAGGAGTGCCGGGTGTTTCTACAACCGATAAAGTTTGGCTAGTTTTTCAGGGCCTTGGAGACATAGCTTTTGCTTATCCCTACTCAATAATTCTTCTAGAAATTCAG GATACATTGAAATCACCAGAAACCAAAACGATGAAGCAAGCCTCACGGTCTGCTATAGTTATCACCACTGTCTTTTATTTGTTGTGTGGGAGCTTTGGGTATGCAGCCTTTGGAAACAACACACCTGGCAATCTCTTGACTGGATTCGGCTTCTACGAGCCCTATTGGCTTGTTGATCTTGCTAACGCATGTGTCATTCTTCACCTTGTTGGGGGTTATCAG GTCTTCAGCCAGCCTATATTTGCAACTGTGGAAACATCGTTCTCCGATAGATACCCAGACAGTCAATTCGTGAACGGCTTCTACGAATTGAAACTGCCATTAATAACAACATTTCAGCTGAACCCATTCAGGCTATGTTTCAGAACATTATACGTTGTGTCCACAACCGGAATAGCAATGTCGTTTCCATATTTCAACCAAGTGCTGGGAGTGTTAGGGGCCTTAAACTTTTGGCCACTAGTCGTTTATTTTCCAGTGGAAATGTACTTTGTTCAAAAAAAGATCGCACCTTGGACAAAAAAATGGATCGTTCTTCGAATCTTTAGCTTTGCGTGCTTTATTGTATCAGCTGTGGGATTCATTGGATCACTAGAAGGACTCATAATGGCTAAATTGAGCTGA